One window from the genome of Salvia miltiorrhiza cultivar Shanhuang (shh) chromosome 7, IMPLAD_Smil_shh, whole genome shotgun sequence encodes:
- the LOC130991845 gene encoding putative E3 ubiquitin-protein ligase XBAT31: MGQGMSCSSSEEQGLFGAVQFGDLEMFEAILKRDSSLIYHSTVYDRNSPLHIAAANGQIEILSLLLDRSVKPDVLNRHKQTPLMLAAMHGKISCVKKLIESGANILMFDTLNGRTCLHYSAYYGHFDCLEAILSAARTSHVSASWGYSRFVNIRDSKGATPLHLAARQRRPQCVHILLDNGALVCASTGGYSFPGSTPLHLAARGGSLDCIRELLAWGADRLQRDASGRIPYVVASRHRHGACAALLNPSSAEPLVWPSPLKFISELNQEAKALLEQALMEANREREKTILKGTVYYLPSPSASDSGIDDNISEASDTDLCCICFDQVCTIEVQECGHQMCAQCTLALCCHNKPKPTTSCPTVPVCPFCRSNIVKLVVIKLRVENDIERDLNSSKPRKSWRSRNLSEGSSSFKSLSAAGSFGKMSRGSGRFAAEDELLDKPLSLET; this comes from the exons atgGGTCAGGGGATGAGCTGCAGTAGTAGTGAGGAGCAGGGGCTGTTCGGTGCAGTGCAGTTCGGGGATTTGGAGATGTTTGAAGCCATTTTGAAAAGGGATTCATCTCTCATTTATCATTCTACTGTTTATGATCGTAACTCTCCTCTGCATATCGCTGCCGCTAACGGCCAGATCGAG ATTCTCTCATTGCTTCTCGACCGATCCGTGAAGCCGGATGTGTTGAATCGGCATAAACAG ACTCCATTGATGCTGGCTGCAATGCATGGAAAGATCTCTTGTGTTAAGAAGCTAATTGAGTCCGGTGCCAAT ATTTTGATGTTTGATACGCTTAATGGAAGAACCTGCTTGCACTATTCGGCTTACTATGGCCATTTCGATTGCCTCGAAGCCATTCTATCCGCTGCTCGAACCTCCCACGTCTCAGCTTCATG GGGGTACTCTCGTTTCGTGAACATTAGAGATAGCAAAGGGGCAACACCGTTGCACTTGGCAGCGCGTCAAAGACGCCCTCAATGTGTTCATATATTGTTGGATAATGGAGCCCTTGTCTGTGCTTCGACTGGTGGATATAG CTTTCCTGGTAGTACTCCTCTTCATTTGGCTGCAAGAGGTGGTTCTCTTGATTGCATCAGAGAATTGCTGGCTTGGGGCGCTGATCGACTCCAAAGAGACGCCTCAGG GCGAATACCATATGTGGTAGCTTCAAGGCATCGCCATGGTGCATGTGCCGCCCTTCTGAACCCTTCGTCAGCAGAGCCTCTTGTTTGGCCGTCGCCTTTGAAATTCATCAGTGAACTCAATCAGGAAGCAAAAGCTCTATTAGAACAAGCCTTGATGGAGGCCAacagagaaagagaaaaaactaTCTTGAAGGGAACTGTTTACTATCTCCCGTCTCCATCAGCATCCGACTCTGGAATTGATGACAATATATCTGAG GCAAGCGATACAGATCTCTGCTGCATATGCTTCGATCAAGTTTGCACGATTGAGGTTCAAGAATGTGGCCACCAAATGTGTGCACAATGCACGCTTGCCTTGTGCTGCCACAATAAGCCCAAACCAACAACTTCTTGCCCTACTGTGCCGGTTTGCCCCTTCTGCAGGAGCAACATAGTCAAGCTTGTCGTGATTAAGCTCAGAGTCGAGAATGATATTGAGCGTGACCTCAACTCCTCAAAGCCACGCAAGTCTTGGAGGTCGCGCAATTTGAGTGAGGGAAGCAGCAGCTTCAAGAGCCTATCAGCAGCTGGCTCGTTTGGCAAGATGAGCCGTGGATCAGGCAGGTTTGCTGCTGAGGACGAGCTTCTTGATAAGCCATTGAGCCTTGAGACGTAG